The sequence ACTAGAGTCTGCTAGAGCGAAGGTTTGAGCTCACTAGAGCCGAACCTTCTTCAGTGAGGTTTGAGCTCACTTAAGTGGAGGTCTCTcaagtagaaaaaataaaaataaaaattgtatgtgCCGGTCTTATGAAACCCATGTCTCACTGACATGTGAGTCCCACCCAAGCGAGACAATTGCAAAAACAgtgtttttaacaaaattttaccaaaaaaaaggaaaactgcCGATAAAATCCAAGGTAACAATCTAGAGGGCTTACATAAACAAAAGTAGTCTTTCCAGTGTACCTTTTCAATGGAAAACTCTTCATTATGTATTGAtattgtttcatatgcattaaATGGAATAATAGTTACATTTTTGGGTGCTTTCTAAAGCACAAATAGTTTATGTGAGTGAGACACACCATAAAGAGAAATTCAGTAGATTCCTTCAAGATGGCTACTTGTAGGATCCGGGTTTAGTTATATCTTgcagttgattttttttggaaccCTATAGCAAACTCAAATTGAGTGGGGTCAATATCATATCATCTTAAAGACTGAATTTATTCGTACCTCTAAGCCTACTTCAAGTTTATGTTTTCCATTGAATTTCCCCTGAAATTCCCCAATAATGTGTGGGTTGTTTTAATAGGTATGATTGATGAGTAAATCCAATAATTCCACAAAGTTCATCACAGTGGTCTAACCATCATTTTTTCATTATGTTTCAAGGAATTTATGCAGCTcacaatttatatttatttgggaGACAACTACTCACAGAAATTTCTTCATCAAACATTTCTCTTGCTCAGCCTCACCTTCAAACCATGTTTCATATGTAGTACAACAGAGATACGTGGTGAAATAGGATGACCTTCAACCACATGAATATGGTAATTCCAAATGATAGCGGTTGTAATCATTTTCATTTGCGTGAAACTTATATCCTTACCTAAACAAGTCCTTGCTCCTGCGTTAAATGCTATGAACTTGAAAGAGGGTACATGCACTATTCCTCCTTGCTCCGAAATCCATCTCTCTGGCTTGAACTCCAGGCAATCTTCACCCCATATGCTCTCCATCCTCCCCATTGAGTATAAAGAGTATATCAATCTCATATTTGAACGGATATGGTGGCCACTGGGAAGAATGTCAGCTTGAACTGCACATTTATGATCGAAAGGTATGGGCGGAAAAAGGCGCAAGGACTCACATATGGCTCCGTGGAGATAAACTAGCTTACTTAGCTCATCTATGCCTAAAACCCTCCACACCTCGTCCAACAAATGGGCTTTAATCTCTTCTAGAATTTTAGCTTCCACGGATGGGTGTGTTGCAACAAGCCATAAAATCCAAGTGAGTCCTGCACTGATGGTGTCTCTCCCTGCCGCAATGAGATTAAATGCAGTGTCCCTTAGAAACTTGTTGGATGATGCAATACCAttcatttctctttcttgtTGCTCTATGGCTGTCAATAAGTCAAATTCTGCTTCCTCCATCTTCAGGGCTCTCCCTCGGCTAAGTTTTTCTTGCTTGGATGAGATGCATCCGTATACAAATTGATCAAAAGTCTTCCAAGCACTACTAAGCTTCTTCTCTCTTCCGATTTGAACCCATCTCTGAaacttccaacatttttttggCAGAATGTGTCGGTACAACAGACTTTCCTCCATTTGATCAAACGCTTTTGCGTGTGCAACTTCTGGGAATTCAATGGTGAGGCAATTTGAATCGAAACCCAAAACCATTAAGCAAACATTATCGAAGGTGAACCGTTGAAAAACGTCTTGTAAATCCACCTCAATTCCCAGACTTGAGACGTGATCAAGAACAGGGATGAGGCCCTTTTCCACCTTTCCCGTGACAACTTTCTCTAAGAACAACATAAACTTGCTGTGCTTTATCAATGACTGAATCAGCTTCCTCTGATATCTCCACGTTTCAGAATCAGTACTAAAAATACCATCCCCCATAGGCTCAAAAATCTCTCGGAAAGTCTGCCCTTTGTCATAGTTAGAAAAGTTTTTGCACAAAATGTGTTGAATGTTCATGGGGTCACTGGTGAGTATAGCGTCCATGCGAGCTAACCAAGGGCCCTTAAACTCGAAAGTGCCCCCATAATGTTTTAGAAGGCTCGTTGCGTAGTCATGCACATGTGACACGTTGAAAAAAAGGTCTGGGAACATTCCCAAGATAGGCCAGTTTGTGATGGGTGAGGTTTTGTTCCATCTCCAATggcaaagaaaaaggaagcataGAAATGATAATATTGCCACAACCATCTCAGGGTACAAAAGTGTGACCATTGCCGTTGTATGATGCCTTTTGCTTTTGCAAAGTATCCCCAAGAATAAGTTTGATGGGTTTTATAGGTGTTCCTACGTCCAATCGCACAACTAATTTCACAATATGTTGAATTGTGAGAATGTGATTAATGATAGGCACTTTCTATCAACTACTCATTATATGAACCAATCACTTCACagtcataaaaattaatatgttaCGCAATTGGGTGTGACAATGGATCCCATATTTCTGTAATCAATGTAAAACCTCAGTCATTTGggattttaataataaaatgggAGCATTTTTGTAAAATCCTCTCTTAGATTTTGTAACTTGTGGTctaattttttgagaattttataGATACTTCTTTTACACTTTCACCTAAGTTTCAGTTTAGtcttatgaattattttaatttgaatgatagagttattggatttttttattgtttttttctataagatttaaaatttatggTGTATCGgtgttataataattatattttatcataGGTCAAAGGTCAAAATATCAATAAGTTTCTTTGTTGTTTAGGCATGACTTTAAATCCAAATCCTTTGTATATTTTGATAGCTAGGGATAAGGGAATTTAaaccaattaagttacaaaGTTCTTAAGATTCTAAGTCTTTTATTAGATGACAAGATACTTTATTCAAGAAgctttgtttgaaaaaaaaaaaaaaaacaacaaaacaaaacaagaaagaaagaagttgGAAACGTGGATTGCATTTCCGGAGAAGCTGGCGCTGGTAGAACTTGTGTCAGGAAGGTAACGTGGATTGAAATACTGTGGATGGCCAACTTCTTGTATTTTTAGAGCACCaccagaaaagaaaacaaacccaaaaaaaaaaaaaaaaaaaaatctcaaatatcCTAACGGAGCAAAAATAAGAAGATTgcaagagcattcacatcagtccgtgtataatagaaaaatatgtaaaatttacataattttgcCTTAAAATAACCAACATCAGTATatgtataattgtgtaaatttacaagtttgctATAATAACCGTTTAAATTTATGCtgacactattcattttgcatgGATGGTAgttgttatgtgtgaaaaaagagaaataatttaaaaaaaataccaagaaaattaatattttaatgaaatgtaggGTAAAATAGGTAATTtgatgtggaattttttttaaagtgagtatgtaaaatagaaaaaattggtTCTTTTACTAAAATggacaagaaaaaaattttgcacaAGCTGATGCAAATTTTAGTGTGAACAAGGTCACAATTTAGTGTGagtataatattatatttttataactatacaaaaaaaatttattaaaaaaaattattactatttaaaatctaatatatCTCATATTTattgtctctctttcttttccttgaaaaaatttatcaatGTTTGGCTAAAAGTGATTGCTCAGATGATGAAGTTGTAGGCAAGAAGGATCTCCAAACAACCTACAATGAATTGTTGGAAGATCGTGCATACATCAAGATTGATGCAAGGGGAGTGATATCTTTGG is a genomic window of Quercus lobata isolate SW786 chromosome 2, ValleyOak3.0 Primary Assembly, whole genome shotgun sequence containing:
- the LOC115976577 gene encoding alkane hydroxylase MAH1-like, whose translation is MVTLLYPEMVVAILSFLCFLFLCHWRWNKTSPITNWPILGMFPDLFFNVSHVHDYATSLLKHYGGTFEFKGPWLARMDAILTSDPMNIQHILCKNFSNYDKGQTFREIFEPMGDGIFSTDSETWRYQRKLIQSLIKHSKFMLFLEKVVTGKVEKGLIPVLDHVSSLGIEVDLQDVFQRFTFDNVCLMVLGFDSNCLTIEFPEVAHAKAFDQMEESLLYRHILPKKCWKFQRWVQIGREKKLSSAWKTFDQFVYGCISSKQEKLSRGRALKMEEAEFDLLTAIEQQEREMNGIASSNKFLRDTAFNLIAAGRDTISAGLTWILWLVATHPSVEAKILEEIKAHLLDEVWRVLGIDELSKLVYLHGAICESLRLFPPIPFDHKCAVQADILPSGHHIRSNMRLIYSLYSMGRMESIWGEDCLEFKPERWISEQGGIVHVPSFKFIAFNAGARTCLGKDISFTQMKMITTAIIWNYHIHVVEGHPISPRISVVLHMKHGLKVRLSKRNV